The genomic segment tactactactacaatcaTGTAGTATAAGTACCCTTTTGCTCATCTTAATCACCTTTTCTATTTTCCGATAGTCCGAACGAGTTTGATGAATGCTTCTTAAAAGCAATTCGCATATGTGACATGCTCGTATGCTTGCGTCGAAGTATTCGATCAACAGGTGGTGGAATTTTAAGCTCTCCATCATGTTCTTCAGTATTTCTGGCCTTGGTTCCAATAAATACTCGGAGATCTCCAAATAGAATGGCGACGACGATGATGATAATCTAGTAGTAGTGTTTGTTGTTAATCCTGATTGCCCATGAACTCTTCCCCACATATCTTCATAAGACCTTGTTCGGAAGGCGTTCGCGTACTCTTCATTAACACTTAACTTGCTGGACAAGCTATTATTGCCCTCCATGCGTGATGATCTGCCTGAGAACATGAATTTGCGAACACTACATAAATATCAAAAGTGaagaaaaagaaatataaaaacaaatatatatgcATTTCAACGTCAATAGATATAACATGTTCTCAGGATGTGATCATCAATTATCATTGCTTAcacataaattttttattatattctttatttttttttcacagTATAATAGTCTAATATTAACAAGCATTAAAATTCAGCacaaaagtaataataattaagaaccatatatttttacaaaaattatataatttcaaaaGAGTGACTATACATACCTGTATCTGTAAATGGAGATTTGAACTTGTTCCACAGAGCCTTTCTCATCATggagtacatatatatatataattcacacACATACACAAACTAGCTAAAAAGGTgtcaataaataaattttttcccTAAATAGAGCAAATTAAAGAGGCCCGTTATggaggcatatatatatatatatagagagagagagagagagagttctgaTTTGTATTTCTAGGCTTGATAGAGGAGGAGTTAACAGAAAACGCAGAAGCAAGTCCAGTTGGCGTTAAGCAGCAGAAGTAGCGCAGCGCCACATTAGTTAGTTCTGACTTTTGGCACACGTTAACTTCTCTCACACGGTTTGTATCCTACGTGTAATGTAAATGGCCTTGTATTTATATCTCTTTCTATTTCTATATCATAAATTCTTAGAGCAACTCCGTGGCTACTCAATGTTGCTACCATGTCTAAATcatctaaaaatataattttttatttaatttttcatcCACGTCACATTTGGTAACTTTTTTCATAAAAATGCTTTAATACTAAGTCAGTTCAAAAGTTGTCAACTATAGCCccacatattattatttaatatattattttgtaattataaatattgtcacactaaatttttaataaatattacatCAAATTTAAATTAGACGAAATTTAAAGAAGCttataaaatgacataatcataattaatcaatctaacataattaaaaaaatactaattaaaatgaTTTCCAAATTTTGACCATATGTGTTCTACCAAGTCCGCCTGAAGACTGCAATGAATGTTTCCATCACGAATTTAAGCATTTATTTGAAGCATTGTCGGGAAGTCAGAAATAGGTCCATGCAATACTTCAACCATTAGGGTGTCGACGGGGCCGtcatcataattaaaatcaaACAAACTCTCATATGCATCTCTTTCATCCTCGACAATAATGTTGTGCAATATGATGCATTGTATTCCATTTCGGCTCATCTGACACCTTTGTTCTCTTACCACCTTTTGTTTGGTACATTGTATTTCATTTCGGCTCATCCTTTAGCAATCTCCAACAGTCCACAAGCAGAAAATTTGAGTTGTTATTTTCAGATTTGTACAATTGATGTGCATTCTCAAGAATTTGCTCATCAGACCAACCACTGTGATATGCTTGTTGTACTCGTTTATAACACCCATTGAAACGCGCCACCTTTTGATTCATCTTGTTCCAATGATCTTTGCATTGCCTTCCAGTTCTTGCTTGCTCGCCTTTTTGGTTGGTGTTGTAGTATTCTGCAATCCGAGCCCAGAAATGTGTAAAAGTTTGGTCATTCCCCACAATGGCATCCTTAGATGTATTAAGTCATCCACTTATCAGAAGTATAGTGGCTTCCTTGCTCCATTTGACTTTACATTTATGCCTTGATTCATCTTCATTGTGTAGAACTACATTTTCCAACCCTTCAACACTATGTTCAGGTTGGGTTTCAGAGATAGATGTCGATGATGTTTCACGATTCAAATCAATACTAGACTTTTCCATACTTAGCCTATAATTTCTTGAAACCATTTCGGGTTGGTGTAGGGAAGGCATATGAAATACATATGGTAGTGAATTTGTTGGTGTGAAGAATGGAGCTTGTTGGGGTGTCTCAATAGAGCCAAAATTTTGGTAAGGGTAAGAGGACatgggataattttgagaatttggaaaactttggttaaattgataatattgaaaatttggattttgatgATTAGTAGAGggagtattttgaaaattttgattgaaatgagaatattgaaaatttggattttggggattggtatgtggagaaaatgatgaattttgaaaatttagattttgggagttggtatttggagaatttggaaaattttgagaattttgggaatccaTTGGTAACAAAAGAAATTTTGTGATATTAATAATTTGGAAGAAGATATATGTAATGGTGTGaaaattgaatgaaataaatgagtatttataaaaaaaaaaaaattatgtgataAACGGTAAAATAACGGTAATAAAAATAAAACggtaacaaatatatttatatatatctgtaaaatgttttatttatatatatatataattaaaaaaaaaaaaaagcaacgtTGCCTCACAGTGGCAACGGTGCCTTAGTTTTGTTACCCTCCAATGCATAAAATGTGGGGCTGTCAAAAAATGGTCAAAGAGCCACTGCGGAAGGCAACCGCAGTGGAGTTGCTCTTACAATGttaaaagagtttttttttttttttgtaactttaacataatattattaaataatatttttatatttaatagaatatttttatagtttaaaattaaataaataaataattaaatagattaaaatataatatttttgaaatattttacaatgataattatttaaaaataataaaaacatatatattttaaaacttaaataaaatttaattaaatttaaacttaatattatattaaacatataatgttGAAATTAATTGAACATCAAACAATAATCAAGAATTGATCAAACATAGTCATGCTCAACATTGCACAATGAAATTATCTTATTTAAGGCATCAAACATAATAAGAAAAATAAGTTTTACATACCTTTGTGATCAAGTCTATGAACCATCATTCTCCATGATTATGCTCATCACATTTCACCCACCTACACTTCAAAGATCAAAAGCGTGCTTGGGGTGTAGATGAACActactctctttctctccttttcCTCTAAACACCCATTGTCCACACTCACATAATAAAGGTGTAACCCCTTTTATAAAACATAATGGGCTTATTGAGCCTAGATACCCAATGAGAGGATTAGTTGTCCTGGCCCAATGGGCTGGCCTAAAGACATTGAGAGTGTGTCCATGGGCCCCGAGCGTGTCAGTATAttatgtccatcccattatggcccgTTGGTAATAGCATGCAATACCGATTATATAGTTATCCTTACATGCTAATCACGACACAACGCGAGCAACGTATAATTATGtcagtccatataaaatattctaacattctcccacttggactacATAATTAAACCAACAAGTGCTTATTGAGCAATAATGTCTATACGCAAGAATCTCAAGAACCACAAATGTCTATAAAACCAATTATGCATCATATCATATCGATAGGATACAAATATGATACATAACGAGACATTGGAGATTCATAAAGCATGGCAATAACTCCCAATATGGATCCACTCAAACATGATATCTAGACAAAGCCATTGGCTCGCATCATTATAGCATTACCAAACGAGTGTGCACTCATAATGCCAAAGAGTGATCCACAATATGCATGTATTCAACGATAAATAGCAATCCTTAACATGTCTATCATATATGAAAACGGCAACtccctgtaacgccccaaactccagggaccgttacagtgtgccttgtaaacagtgctaaactcgctaatcgagtcatttggccaaaatcgtgaactaagtgtaATTAGCGgcttagggattaaaaactttggttaggatgtaacgtttcactagaacgtttaatttaaactttgggatcccgaaaatataatttcagagtttattacagaaaatatttacaacaggccgttctaagcgcactacaagaaaatggggtatttacctaccaattgtaagtgtaggtaaaactagtctaatggtgggtaatatggtttacctaccaatattgaattggtagagattggtaggtaaaggttagTAGGGAAatagtctttacctacacttattaatattggtaggtaaaagaatcagtggaccccactaagttataaatcaattgatgcgtcagcagatgacgtgtttgatgatgtggcatcctACATGTCTGCTGACATGGTGTCCATAGTTTgtgtttgatgacatggcatcctacGTGTCATACATCAAAACCGCCACTTGGCATCTTGTGGTTGCTCCACGTGTCAGACAATAATTTGTCCACGTgctacaagaaattcgaatgattGTGTTACTTATCCCTTTTTATCGGTTATGTGGCACTAAATGATTAGTCCACGTGACATGTTGTAAGATACttatttttacctacacttatttatttgtgagtaaatataatatttctatgtaggtaattttaattatatataaattttatttaatataaataataaatgaaagtaatgaatttgaaaaatatttaacattattaatcaaataaattatttaactttaataaaaaaataagcaaacatatattatacaatattcattgcttattaagaagcacatttcataaaaaaaaaatatctatacaTTATACTGGTCTGATTCCCATTATCTGCAATTGCTGTCAAATCAACAGTAAGCGGTGTCGAGCAAGAAGGGCATGAGACTTGTCCCAAGGAAGCATCATAATCAATCAAACAAGCTTTGCAAAAAGCATGTTCACAAGAGGTAACCTGAAAAGAGGAAAATCCAAGCAAAACTCAGTAAAACTAAAAAGCAaacatttaaaagaaaaatatacacTACTCCAGGACTTATgaaagaaatcataaacatttaatttattttcataaaataatCTGTTACAACCATTCCTTGGTTGCCAAAGCACTTTAACATTTCAAACCAAAAAATAGAGAGTTCAGCTAAAATTAACCATAAAAGTGAATCGAGATCCATATGTTCCCCAATCTTTATCTAAATCCATGGGGATACCCATAGAAATTATCTTTGAATTAATCTAAATTATCCTTTATCCAGACAGAAAATGTCTCTGTGAGAGGCTATGCCATCTATATATGTTTTTGCCTCGTCCATTTCTACTCCAAAGAAGAAGGTTTAGTTCTTTGACTTCTTTCAACCTAAAATGTAACTTAACTACTGTTAATTTCAACTTTAAAAGCCATAGCTATGCATCACTTAGCATTGTACTTGATCGGACACAGTGATTGGAAAATGTTTAGTCTCATATCTAGAGTTGAATATTTGAAAATTGAAACAGTAAACAAAAGGGAGGATTTGTTGTAAATAGAAAACAAGGAACTGACCACATGATTTTCTGCTGGCTCATGACAAATGCCACATATGCGCTCTTCATTATCAATTTCCACCTTGTTTGTGTTTCTCATTGCTAAAGTTGCAGAATATACCACAAGGTAAGGATGGTCAACTGCCTGCAATAAACAAAGAGAGTAATTAGAACCAacaatatgaatgataaaaaGCAGAATGCAGAATGCAGACAAGGATGATATAAGAGTTCGTTTTGCTTTGCACATACGATACAAAATCATACTTAAAAAATGTGAAGTTTGAAACATGGCAACCAGATCTTTTACTGATAGAATCATTATTTTAACTGCTCACCTGACGCAAACGTGTGAGAAGGTCAAAAATGTGACCATAGTTATGCATAATTGTTCCTGCTTCAACATATCTGGAAGCaataaaa from the Humulus lupulus chromosome X, drHumLupu1.1, whole genome shotgun sequence genome contains:
- the LOC133806590 gene encoding ATP-dependent helicase rhp16-like — encoded protein: MNEDRLPNTTDLAYKRVSVHNIEVGSYVLVRAGEIIILILPQVSLKRDVLDIREQDYYESLYNESQAQFNTYVEAGTIMHNYGHIFDLLTRLRQAVDHPYLVVYSATLAMRNTNKVEIDNEERICGICHEPAENHVVTSCEHAFCKACLIDYDASLGQVSCPSCSTPLTVDLTAIADNGNQTKYYNTNQKGEQARTGRQCKDHWNKMNQKVARFNGCYKRVQQAYHSGWSDEQILENAHQLYKSENNNSNFLLVDCWRLLKDEPK